The Neofelis nebulosa isolate mNeoNeb1 chromosome X, mNeoNeb1.pri, whole genome shotgun sequence genome has a segment encoding these proteins:
- the DUSP9 gene encoding dual specificity protein phosphatase 9 isoform X1: MRGGLHVSASWRPGAGDASSRRAPAPLSAAPAGGRAGSREPMEGLGRSCLWLRRELSPPRPRLLLLDCRSRELYESARIGGALSVALPALLLRRLRRGALSVRALLPGPPLQPPPPAPVLLYDQGGGRHRRGEADADEWEADSVLGTLLQKLREEGYLAYYLQGGFSRFQAECPHLCETSLSSQGGPSTAPVPSPVVGLGGLCLGSDYSDAESEPDRDSMSCGLDSEGATPPPGGLLPSFPVQILPNLYLGSARDSANVESLAKLGIRYILNVTPNLPNVFEKNGEFHYKQIPISDHWSQNLSQFFPEAIAFIDEALSQNCGVLVHCLAGVSRSVTVTVAYLMQKRHLSLNDAYDLVKRKKSNISPNFNFMGQLLDFERSLRLEERRARERSSGGQESAASDPPSFFTTPTSDGVFELDPT, translated from the exons ATGCGGGGTGGGCTTCACGTCTCGGCCTCTTGGCGGCCGGGCGCGGGGGACGCGAGCTCACGCCGCGCGCCTGCCCCTCTCTCCGCAGCGCCGGCGGGCGGACGGGCCGGGAGCCGCGAGCCCATGGAGGGTCTGGGCCGTTCGTGCCTGTGGCTGCGGCGGGAGCTGTCGCCCCCGCGGCCTCGGCTGCTGCTCCTCGACTGCAGAAGCCGCGAGCTGTACGAGTCGGCGCGCATCGGCGGGGCGCTGAGCGTGGCCCTGCCCGCGCTGCTGCTGCGCCGCCTGCGGCGGGGGGCCCTGTCGGTTCGCGCGCTGCTGCCCGGGCCGCCGCTGcagccgcccccgcccgccccggtGCTCCTGTACGACCAGGGCGGGGGCCGGCACCGGCGCGGGGAGGCGGACGCCGACGAGTGGGAGGCCGACTCGGTGCTCGGCACCCTGCTGCAGAAGCTGCGCGAGGAAGGCTACCTGGCATACTACCTCCAGG gtgGCTTCAGCAGATTCCAGGCAGAGTGCCCCCACCTGTGTGAGACCAGCCTCAGCAGCCAGGGTGGCCCAAGCACAGCCCCAGTGCCCAGCCCAGTGGTGGGGCTGGGCGGCCTGTGCCTGGGCTCGGACTACTCTGATGCGGAATCCGAGCCTGACCGCGACTCCATGAGCTGTGGCCTGGATTCGGAGGGTGCCACGCCGCCCCCAGGGGGGCTGCTGCCATCCTTCCCTGTCCAGATCCTGCCCAACCTCTACCTGGGCAGTGCCCGGGATTCGGCCAACGTGGAGAGCTTGGCCAAGCTGGGCATCCGCTACATCCTCAACGTCACCCCCAACCTGCCTAACGTCTTCGAGAAGAACGGCGAGTTTCACTACAAACAGATCCCCATCTCCGACCACTGGAGCCAGAACCTGTCCCAGTTCTTTCCTGAGGCCATCGCGTTCATTG ATGAGGCCTTGTCGCAGAACTGCGGGGTGCTCGTTCACTGCCTGGCAGGCGTCAGCCGCTCTGTCACCGTCACTGTGGCCTACCTCATGCAGAAGCGCCACCTCTCACTCAATGATGCCTACGACCTGGTCAAGAGGAAGAAGTCTAACATCTCACCCAACTTCAACTTCATGGGGCAGCTGCTAGACTTCGAGCGGAGCCTGCGGCTGGAGGAGAGGCGCGCCCGTGAGCGCAGCAGCGGGGGGCAGGAGTCGGCCGCCTCCGACCCACCGTCCTTCTTCACCACTCCCACCAGCGACGGTGTCTTTGAGCTGGACCCCACATAG
- the DUSP9 gene encoding dual specificity protein phosphatase 9 isoform X2, translating to MEGLGRSCLWLRRELSPPRPRLLLLDCRSRELYESARIGGALSVALPALLLRRLRRGALSVRALLPGPPLQPPPPAPVLLYDQGGGRHRRGEADADEWEADSVLGTLLQKLREEGYLAYYLQGGFSRFQAECPHLCETSLSSQGGPSTAPVPSPVVGLGGLCLGSDYSDAESEPDRDSMSCGLDSEGATPPPGGLLPSFPVQILPNLYLGSARDSANVESLAKLGIRYILNVTPNLPNVFEKNGEFHYKQIPISDHWSQNLSQFFPEAIAFIDEALSQNCGVLVHCLAGVSRSVTVTVAYLMQKRHLSLNDAYDLVKRKKSNISPNFNFMGQLLDFERSLRLEERRARERSSGGQESAASDPPSFFTTPTSDGVFELDPT from the exons ATGGAGGGTCTGGGCCGTTCGTGCCTGTGGCTGCGGCGGGAGCTGTCGCCCCCGCGGCCTCGGCTGCTGCTCCTCGACTGCAGAAGCCGCGAGCTGTACGAGTCGGCGCGCATCGGCGGGGCGCTGAGCGTGGCCCTGCCCGCGCTGCTGCTGCGCCGCCTGCGGCGGGGGGCCCTGTCGGTTCGCGCGCTGCTGCCCGGGCCGCCGCTGcagccgcccccgcccgccccggtGCTCCTGTACGACCAGGGCGGGGGCCGGCACCGGCGCGGGGAGGCGGACGCCGACGAGTGGGAGGCCGACTCGGTGCTCGGCACCCTGCTGCAGAAGCTGCGCGAGGAAGGCTACCTGGCATACTACCTCCAGG gtgGCTTCAGCAGATTCCAGGCAGAGTGCCCCCACCTGTGTGAGACCAGCCTCAGCAGCCAGGGTGGCCCAAGCACAGCCCCAGTGCCCAGCCCAGTGGTGGGGCTGGGCGGCCTGTGCCTGGGCTCGGACTACTCTGATGCGGAATCCGAGCCTGACCGCGACTCCATGAGCTGTGGCCTGGATTCGGAGGGTGCCACGCCGCCCCCAGGGGGGCTGCTGCCATCCTTCCCTGTCCAGATCCTGCCCAACCTCTACCTGGGCAGTGCCCGGGATTCGGCCAACGTGGAGAGCTTGGCCAAGCTGGGCATCCGCTACATCCTCAACGTCACCCCCAACCTGCCTAACGTCTTCGAGAAGAACGGCGAGTTTCACTACAAACAGATCCCCATCTCCGACCACTGGAGCCAGAACCTGTCCCAGTTCTTTCCTGAGGCCATCGCGTTCATTG ATGAGGCCTTGTCGCAGAACTGCGGGGTGCTCGTTCACTGCCTGGCAGGCGTCAGCCGCTCTGTCACCGTCACTGTGGCCTACCTCATGCAGAAGCGCCACCTCTCACTCAATGATGCCTACGACCTGGTCAAGAGGAAGAAGTCTAACATCTCACCCAACTTCAACTTCATGGGGCAGCTGCTAGACTTCGAGCGGAGCCTGCGGCTGGAGGAGAGGCGCGCCCGTGAGCGCAGCAGCGGGGGGCAGGAGTCGGCCGCCTCCGACCCACCGTCCTTCTTCACCACTCCCACCAGCGACGGTGTCTTTGAGCTGGACCCCACATAG